attcTCGATAAATTCATTAAATTGTCATATTATTAAGTGTATGAAGTATATAactgacaatgaaattgagaaaatatgTTGTGATAATGAAAGATTATAGTAGTaattgatttgtgtttgaaaaGTATGCTGAACCGCAATAGAGAAGTGACACATATTACGGTTTTTAGCACAAATATATGAGTATTAGTTCAAAtgaaatgaaaccaattttattagAAAGCTAATATATATTACTAAAATTTACATGTTTTGagtttgtccaaatccatttggaaatGGGGGAAAAATCATCCTGAAGTGTATCGTGTGCATTGAAGTTCCTACACTGTCACATTTTGGGATAATGAGCATAACTCTCGTGTCCGATATCCACATTGAGTGAGATTAGTGGCAAATGAAATCCAAGACATAAATCCACAACTTTTGTGTTGACTACGTTTGCTAATTCGAAACTTAAAATAGCGTTTTAGACAGAACAAAGCGCACAACCGTGAAGGAACCCGCGCACCAGCACGCGCGGCTATGCAAAACACGTCCGATCAGAACTCGGAGTGCGATGGCGCCACTTCTTTTGTGCCCCAGCTTGCACACCAATATTTAAAGTTGATAAGAATGAGTTTATCCGATAACTTTCTCTCATTTCCTCTACAAATTTCGAAGGAAAAGTTTGGACACCAAGTTCTATCGTACGAATCTACCTCGAAACGTTGTCGAAActcaaaacaaattatatattcgtaATTATCGTGCTGAGAACGTTCTTTTGAGGTACTTTTCTTCTcgattcaaaatttttatttattgaatctctggaatatcatgtatttgaatttgatttcaatatatgtgacagaataaccgacaagaaactaatttctaatgttggaattgaattatgttatgatttatttatatgaattttcaaagtttcaaaagatttttgaaacttgaattttgattgtaaatgaatGGAAGTATAATAATGATCGTATAACAACGAGTTTTTAGGAGTTATAGTGCCATATAATTATCCTAATAATGAAAAAGGTTAAACTGAATAGCGTATAACGAATTGATACATTCAAATACGCTAATAGTATTGCATTTGAATGAATTAATTGATTGagataaatattttgattatgtaGATAGATTTTCTACACTGAATTCCTAAAGCTACATtgaactggaaacgaagaattaaGGTATGTTGCAACCGAGGAACATAAGACATGTATCTgtgtcatatgatatatgtttgattgatttgactgaaaatatgtgtctatatgccgtgtttgttgagttgatgtggtATACATGACATTCATGATTGgtatatcgatgtataaaataaatattttgttaacacacatcatttttcatacatcgatacatgacatgcacgttgagctacgatccttggatacctttaTATCATTGGattttgattctggggtttgtgagcacgatgctatgtttggcattatgtggtCCTAAAAAACATAGTTATTTGTGGCATCTATGATTGTTTggttgagatttgggatttaatgGCGCTTCGCCGACACTATCATACGGATTATCTCTATATTTGACTGAGGCCAGTGTGCCAGCTCAagccttgatttgatagcaattcaattGATTCCGATACTTGTTCAGTGGAtaggcatttgacctgatatctcCACGACATGCATGCATTGCATGTCATTTATCATTGTGTAGATACATGTTGTATATATTAtagttgttccatacggagcgtTTGCTCACCGCCAAGGGGgattgttgttgtctttgtgtgtggacaatgacagCTACTTCAGGTTATCAGGAGACTGGAAAAGGTACTTCTAGAGGGAGTCACATATGAGTTGAAGTTGAGTGGTCTATCACAGTGTATGTGTATCTATATATCAggacatgtcccgaggatatgagctGTTTGTATATAGTTGATTTCAATCATGTGTGGGCTTATTTTATGATGTGTTGTGTTTAGACGAGACtttattatatactatttttagtattataattataGTTGACACATTTTGGGCTTAttgtaaagaaaaattttacTTGTTTTCTACTGTAATTAAGTAACTCTAATcgaattgcattgtaataacgattaggagttaaaGGCCCCACAGAATGTGTGTTgctaaaatcaatgaccgaacatatccaaatctcttgcggattatcattcgacaagaAGCCTGAaacactatatgaagataattctgtatgtgttgctcaaataaagaaggatacataaaaagcgaaagaactaaacatattcccctAAGTTTTTTGCATTCTCCCAAGAGTttgagaagaataaagatattaatatttgttatattcaatcaagtgaaaaatcatcagatctcttcacaacgGTACTTCCTatgacaatattcagaaagcatatatataatattgggatgcccaatatatgaaatttgtgaagaatcgttcgtgttaacatgagggggggtttacgtgactgcacttttttcccttactatggtttttatcccaatggatATTTCTATAAGGTCCAAAATGTGATAACGTAACctaactgcatgcgaatctagggaaaatgaaaaatgactaattaaagggttttaattacatgaattaAATATAGGGTGAAtgcttacatgtttaaaatgcaattttctaccttaatgcataaaactatgttttaaaGTTTATTCGAGACAAAATCGAGGAGCGGAGACCGTGGGCCATATgagagaaattatttttattaaataattattttaaattgtttaatatatggtatatgttGTGTGGTACTTTCGAAAATGgggtgttttgaggtgatttttttACGCCATGACATATTATTAAACGgtacaaaaatatgaactttttgagaactcgggTAATATTTTCACAGCTTTttctatataaaatattttaaatattaactaatggACCTAGTATAccatgttaatgggcctaagcttgcacacatgatttaattaacaaataaaaagcCCTAAACCATACCCCAAAACCCTAAAACTCACGCACACCACACATAAGAACTCCTCCTAGcagcaaacacacacacacgagaATTGTAGAAGGGAGGGCCACGGTTTTGAGGAGAATTCAGCCTAGGGTTTTTtacgtcgtcgttcttcgcatccCAAATTGTTTTTCGTGTGTAAAATATGCAAAGGCATGCCTTAACTTTatttcaaacatctttcacaccatattatgtatattttattatgtttgCATGAGGAATACGATGCACAAATTTTATTTTCGCTTCTATGAGAATACATGCATATAACTCATGTCTTGATAATATAAAACTCGTGTAAATGAtacacaaaggggctgccatggtaggataCCTTGGAGGGACGTTTTCCAACATGTTAAGGGTCCATAGATGCCAAGACAAATGCTGCACACGTATAGGAGAAGGCTTGAACGAAAATTGCATGTTTTGTGCACTAGGGTTTCGGCTAGGAGGAAACAAGACGTGCGGCTCGACCAGGGCTCGGTCTGGACATGGTTAgtgaggaagagtcctagcatgatGTGAaatggctagggaagagtccatgcgCGATAGGACTCTTTCCATGCAACCCGAGGGCAGCTGTTGTGCGGAGGGAGTCACGGCTTGGCCATGGGGTCCAGGCTAGGTCTGAGGTTGGTAGTGAGTGTCATGAGGGTTCGGGCCCGGGTGGTGGTTCGGTTGAAGAGTCCACGTCGAGTTGGGGTCCTAGTTTCAAGTCTCGACCGTGGCTCATGCTAGAACTTGTGGCATGCGCTAGGGGCTGGTTAAATGGGCCAGAACTGGTCtgtagggtgcctaggtggtCTGGTCAGGGGATGCTTCGAGGTTGCTCGGGCGTGGTTCGAGAAAAACAAGAATGGCTCAAAGGAAACTAGCTTAGATTCGAATTAGGGCTAGGTTAAAAAAAGGgtcgaaccatggtccacggggtcgattcatggttcacaAGAGTGTTttaggtaaaaaaaattatatgtttaaagtttaggaataaaatattaaagtttgaattaatccGAGAATTAAACGTTTTACGAATTAgtaaataggaaattaaattgaaagcatcgaatttaagctaaataaaaatattagaaattaaatttaatctcaaataattatttgggatggtctagagtcaatgaaagtaagaaaaaagtcaaaatcgagaaattctaAGTCCAAtgataaaacggtcattttacgcTTGAAAAATATTAGACGTCCTagctgtgaggcccggggccgaagaggacggggggtgatcgtcggtgccatcagttgcacggacaatgagcggctcctggcaggcttctaggtggagggaacatggatgaaccgacccacacgggaatgagagggattccgagactgttcaatgtaatggactgtacagttgaaaagggcttaaaagatttgatttgtactactcatatcacgaaggtgcatcttcatttcggtagctcatcacataagaactccaaagttaagcgttgacttggggcaattttgggatgggtgacctcctgggaaattTCCCAGAAtgcatgtgagtgaggacataagcacgctggaaagactcgtcttgatacagtgaggacagtcgtcgaatctgggacgttacaagtggtatcagagccgacctctcttagtacggtgtggttcggggacgaaccaagcggaagctggtgggctcggggacgaaccaagcggaagctggtgggcatgtgaggcccggggccgaagagggcggggagtgatcgccggtgctatcagttgcacggacaatgagcggctcctggcaggcttctaggtggagggaacatgaatgaaccgacccacacgggaatgagagggattccaagactgttcaatgtaatggactgtacagtagaagtgggcttaaaagatttgatttgtactactcatatcacgaatgtgcatctttttttcgatagctcatcacataagaactccaaaattaagcgtgcttgacttagggcaattttgggatgggtgacctcttgggaagtttcccagggtgcgtgtgagtgtggacataagcacgctggaaagactcgtcttgatacagtgaggacagtcgtcgaatctgggacgttacactagcagtgccctgaatgctgcaaataatgttaatatttttatttcaaatgtttatagGATTTTTGTGATGAAATGTTAATGCTAAacgatatgttgcatgcttggtttaaaagaaaaatgatttatatgtgaatgaatttttataagtgacgaaaatatgaaaagttgaaggatgtgaagtgattgtgactaatacgatgattatgatgatacgatgatgtaAGGCCAAGGATCGGTTGACggatgagagtgttgctgatgtccccgctgcccagtatggtggttacacgtagatagatccatcaaccttcagctgatacaaaagttacaattaacgatctgaattcaataaaagaaaaatatatatgtatatgatgaaatgaaatatgatatgatatgctgaaaatgaatatgatatgatacgatgaaagaaaaaatatttaagtttatgtatgttcatgaaaatctattttaagtaaaattatTTCACGGTTGCAtttggatgtatatgtattacttgttatcatggttacgGTTTGtagagtcaatagactcactaggtgtgatcgatgcatgtgACCATGATGTGAAAgttattggaggtcttgatggttgagcTAGTTGGACTGAAAGTGCacaaaacccgaggaccgtcgctagttttttgcaaataaaactatgtttatggttacttaaagatttttatgactcgtgatgtttttgagaggtttttgagatgatgttagagttaagttattTTTGAACCAATGTTAGGCTAGATTGGTCGatgttttacgattttatactttgaattactttcttttggattttcaaataacagTTGgttagattatttttaaatggtgcaaactttcatattttaaaagtttagtcTTTTGACCGAATGAATTAGAAAGTAGTATAGAACgggaaaaaatttataaatagtatattttaaagaaaaatgagtagTGGACATTTCATTTTCCTAGTAAGATTTTTAACGAAACattataaaaacacgtaatgaagacaatcattgtaTCATGATCATTATCACAAGGGGaggtgttgaaaataagagattgagtgttgaaaataagaattgtaaatattgaaaattagtgtgtgatgatgtatataatgatgtatttattttttgattattttcaaagaaattctataaataggtctctcaatttgtgaagaaaaacacaattgagtgaaattttttttataaaagtatGTAGTTTAATATCTTTTGTGAGTttgaaattattactttttatcgtaaCTTTTTACTTTTGACAAAAACAACATTTATCTGTCGTTTCTATGAGATTTCTTCTCGACCGGCATATCACGAACTCGGGCCGATCTACGAGATTTCTTCTCGACTGGCATATCAAGCACTCGGGCCGATCCACGACACCCTAATAAGGGTGTTTTTGattgatttcattaaaaaaaattataattcaaaAAAGACACTTTcataaaaatgttttatttgtCCAAACAAAACCTTAATTATTTGTTGCAACCTCTACAACTTATCAACTGAATGAGGATCTATTCAAATTGTAGTATGGTTCAACCGATGGCAACCGCAAGTCAATTTCACCACAAGACGCATCcatatagtttttttttcaattgttcATACTTTTAATTATAACTAAAAGAAATAATGGGAGAACAAAATTGCATTTATGCATGTGTGAAAATGCAATACTATTGTAGTATATTCGCACCACCTTGTATTAATCGATTGATCCATTGGTATGCTAGAACTATTATTGGTATTTTTTCTATCAAGGATTTCGATTAAGCAAAGACGAGCTTCAACTTTAATAATCGAAGAAGAGAGAGTAAAAATCTGGTGTTGATTCAAATCTTGCAAATAGACAGCTGGGAATGGGAATAGTTTCCGGTGATCTAGAGGTGCAAATTTAGTAATCTAGTTTAGGCCTTGGAAGAGGAAGCAAGGGGAAGTCTTGCACCACTTTGAACGTCTACACATGCCCGCATACATTTTTATCTggtatattttcaaatttcaattttgcattttttttccAACTATTTTGATCATTTTCCTAATGCAACGTTGATGTTACACCACTGCAGCGACCCTAACAATATACAGCGCCACATAAGCGCTTTCCAAAATCATTCTTAATATAAGTTTTATCCAAGCTCATCTAATAGTTCGGCAGTGCACGTCTGTCTCATCAATAAATCACAGAGATTTCATAACATAACCTTACAACTAGTGATATAAAACAGGAAATGTGAGAAAAAACAAAACAATGAGATGATGTCATAGTGGCGGAACACATCAAATTCAATTAAACAGCAACATGAGGGCAACCAAATGCATGTGCATAGAGTAACTCCGTGTATCAATCTGCAACACAGCTACCAGACCATTCAATAATCAAAATAGCAGCATCAGTTTTATAGCTATCCGCAACACAATACAGGAACGATCTACAAAGAATATCGGCTATATCACTTCACAGCCACAGCCACAGCCACGGTCACGGCCACAGCCACGATTTCATATGCTGTAATATGACATGACTAATATCAGATTGCAGTGGAGCTACACATACTTTACAGACAATgacaatttaaaattaatacttttcaTCTCATTTTTCAAGAATGATCAAgtttttcacccaaaatttatTGATTGTTTCCACGTTAAAATTCCTGGCTTTGACTTGGTTAAGGAACGAGATAGGACACCAGCATTTACACAATACAGTTAACATCTTACCACTTTGTGCTCGACAACATCAATATCGTATGTCTGGTTTGAAATACGATCAACAAACAGGATATCTATTACTCCAAAGCTGTCACCTGTTATGTGGACTCCAGTAACCTCAAAGTCACTTGTAAACTCAAATCTAGTTATTAAAATCACAATGAGTAATTTTCATGGTGGTCTGCACTGCAGTATCCAAATCTTTAACATGATTCCAGTCTAAAATGTGAGTGTATTACCCTTACGAATCACGATATGGCAAGAAACATGGAGAAGGAACCGTAGTTTGTTACCAGCAAGAAAATTATAACACTCATGAATCAACAGCGAAAAAATTCACCATCACCAGGCTACCACATCATTTAAAGTTCAGCATCAATAGCTGGTGCATCATCTCATCAATCAGCAACGTCTCACGAGCACAACTATAGAAGGCCAGTAAAGTGCACAAATGAGTACAGTGATCCACAATCCACACCAGATTTAACAAAAACATAATCAGGAGCAGTGACACAAGATTATGGAATTTCAATGCATTTCATGGCGGAAACTACAAATGGCATAATGAAGGAGATTAGACAACATTTATGGTCGCAAACCATAGCAAGTCGACAATGAAATCGGAAAATACTATAGAATAGAAACTGTGTAGATAACATCCAAACTTCTTGGTAATAAATATCGCAAAATGCATGGTATCAAGTCAAGTTCCATCAAGCTGCACGGACTCCTTCGATCCTGAAAAACAAGATCAAATAAAGCATTGTCAAGAACAATTTCAACCAAGGCAAGGGTAAAAACAGGTTCCAACACTCACATTGGCATCAGTAAGGTGATGGGCTACGGGAATCGGCTTGCAGGCCACGAGGAGACACACTCTTTGGGGTGGTTGATCTTtcctttgtattgttattgtgtgGACTCTCACCCCTTGAAGGAGATGATTTGCGTGGAGATGGGCTCCTCCGAGGACTGCGACCTCGTCGTGGAGAAATACTGTCATGCACACCAAAAAAATCATCagtaaacaaatttataaacaATAGACTAGAAAAACTCAGAACAATACACAATGATAGTGTAGAAATACCTCCGGCCTCTACCAGTGTCTTTGCGATAACTAGGACTGCCACTGTAGCTCCGGCTTCGGCTCCTACTACCGCGAGGCAGACGATCCCTATCCTCACCGTGATGGCGCACACGCTCATATCTACCCCTACTCCTGCTACGGCTTCTCCTCCTGTAATCCCTATCCAGGTGTTCATCCCTGTACCAACATTAATTCGGTATTACTTAACAAAATAGTTTTAAGAAACAAGAACAGATTTCCCAGATAAGGATTTCTACAGCTCATAAGCACAGAGAAATATAAATCGGAAGCTTTATTTCCATTTCTTGTAACAGACGAAGAAATACAACTCACCGTGAATGTGGCCACTCTTAATCGTAACAGATGGAAAGGAAATTTGAAATATGAAAGGCCAACAGCAAATAAACTCGAACACGATATACATAAATGAtatgcattttaaaataattgcaCATGTCAAATGTTTCTAGATTAAGCAAAAAAAACTAACAATAACCATAGTAATATTAACTAAGAATGGAGAACAATCTACCTTGAACGAGGACTACGATTTCTAGATCTCCCGCTTGACCTGTAAACAGGTTCTGAGATTCTCCCTTTGTTACTGATGACAAACACAAGTTTGTTAGTCTTATGTTTAAACACTGTAAGTCAATAGCAGATAAGCCCAAAACCAACATATATGCCAAATTGAGAGGTGGAAAATTTGACTAACGTTCTTTCAGCATTGGGGCCATATTTAGCAAACTGAACCATTATTTCTCTCCCATCAACAACTCTTCCTGCAGAAGAGGACTCAGAAAATTACCATGATGAAGAATGAGGATTAAAATTTCTCCACAAATGaaacatttcaaattcttcTCCCCATACTCACCATCTAGCTTTTCAACAGCCTTTGCAGCCTCATCTTGATACTTATACCGCACAAATGCAAAGCCCCTCGAGTCTCCAGTCCTAAATGACAATGATCAAACAGTGCAAGTCAGCAAAATCAAGTAAATGATACCAATAATTAAAAAGGAACAAAACTAATTGCAACTGGTTTTTTATTAATGCACGGGAATGGAGAATAAGGTTACGATAAACTCGCACACTTCAGTGTCCAGACTACACCAGATCTGCATTCAGACTTCCACATCTTTAAACTGACCCAATCAGATTTTCAAATACGTAATTCTGCCTCATCTTTAATCACCCCACTGAAAATCATCTCTTTGTTCGaacaaaacaaataaataaatgctCAGTTCTCACTCCTCGCTATTCCATTAATCTAAATGgtgaaaaaatcaaatttttataGAGATTTTTTACATATTTACCTCATCATCGGTCCTCTTAATGAAACATCAATGCAACTGTCAGTATTTACATCATCATGCATATTTTGAAGAGGTTGAAcattttttcttgtttattcAATCTTCTCAATAAATGCCAATATAAGAGTGAAAAAAGGGGTAAATATAAAGGACCCATTTATAGAACAAATAGTCGTTGTAGTCATAGTTAGGTCACACACACATTTGAAGGGTGAAATATTAATTTACTTGATGTTTTATAGATAAATACCGCAAGTACAACAGTCCAAGTACAGATGCAAAATTGCATAAAAACCAGGATAGAAAGCAAATTCATAAACAGTATGATAAAACATCACcaaataaaacatgaaataaTTACGAGGAAAACACACCAGAAACAAGATGAAATGGCACTAAACTATATACCATGATCCACAACCAACACATACACGTGAAACTACATTCTTTGTGCACACACGTAGCTACTCTCTCACATATCTAAAAAAAGCGCACAAGCAAATGTTCATCAGCTCGCATCAGACCAACACAGCAGAATCCCTAGTTCCTGAAATCAGACTTCTTGCCAATCGTAGGACCGGTAATACATAATTCCACAGAAACCCAGATTCTTGATCATAGAGGCTCGGAAAAAATTCCTTTTACAGGCACATAGCAACATTAATCATACCCACACACGTACCTCCGGTCTCTGGGGATAAAGACATCAACCACTTTGCCATACTTATCAAAGAGAGGAAACAAATCATCCGCAGATGTCCCttaaaaataaccaaaaaaaaaaagttacgaGTGAGAAATCGACAAAAATAGGGTTCATAATTAGCGTCAAAATATAGAGAAAAATCGGGAGAACACATACGAAAAGTGATGTTGAGGACCAGGAGAGAGTAGGTGTCTCTGATGTCCGGCGGCCCAGATCTTCCAAAGTGCGACATGCTTCTTACGTGGGGGAATCGGTGGCGGTTTTCTAGGGTTTAACCTATTGTTGCTTCAGACACTACACGATTTGAACATTTATTTACCCTaaactaataaaaataataatatattaaaacctttcttttttaaaatatcattttaaaacaaaagtagaaaattcatttttttaataaaatgtttatttattttaaaaaatataaagttcACCGCTCggaaattgaaaataaaaactatcaaataatgataaattagggttttaatattaaaaataatgaaGGTTTTTAAGAGGAAGAAAcaatttatagaattttttaaaaatagaaataatttttagttgGTTGTTGACTTTCTCACAATATATAATAAAGTGTGTGATAACAtacttatttgaaaaaaaatatacttcacaaaatttgaaaaggtagattaaaaatttatgagtaaattatataaatttgataaaaataaatttattttgtcaaatCCCATGAAATCTAGAGCCGTCAATTTGGGTAGGACACGTTCGATTTGCTCGTCCCACTAAACAATTTAAGTGGAatggttttaaattttttcaacaTATTAAAAGAGGGACTAAACAGGACGAGT
This window of the Primulina tabacum isolate GXHZ01 chromosome 12, ASM2559414v2, whole genome shotgun sequence genome carries:
- the LOC142520594 gene encoding serine/arginine-rich splicing factor SC35-like gives rise to the protein MSHFGRSGPPDIRDTYSLLVLNITFRTSADDLFPLFDKYGKVVDVFIPRDRRTGDSRGFAFVRYKYQDEAAKAVEKLDGRVVDGREIMVQFAKYGPNAERTNKGRISEPVYRSSGRSRNRSPRSRDEHLDRDYRRRSRSRSRGRYERVRHHGEDRDRLPRGSRSRSRSYSGSPSYRKDTGRGRSISPRRGRSPRRSPSPRKSSPSRGESPHNNNTKERSTTPKSVSPRGLQADSRSPSPY